One genomic window of Arachis hypogaea cultivar Tifrunner chromosome 8, arahy.Tifrunner.gnm2.J5K5, whole genome shotgun sequence includes the following:
- the LOC112705743 gene encoding psbP domain-containing protein 3, chloroplastic isoform X2 has product MASVSWFSCLQMRPTPCHSTTPFAAPITTLHQQHHNPSSLSSTGEEGSSHGVHRRQLLVHTAAAAALLAPAALVPNASALNDVSTEEDVRIYTDDVNKFKIAIPPDWQVGTGEPDGFKSITAFYPQEASNSNVSVAITGVGPDFTKMESFGKVEEFAETLIGGLDRSWQRPPGVAAKLIDCKSSKGFYYIEYSLQNPGESRRTLYSAIGMASNGWYNRLYTVTGQFVEEETDKYASKVKKAVASFRFI; this is encoded by the exons ATGGCTTCCGTTTCGTGGTTCTCTTGTCTTCAAATGCGACCTACGCCATGCCACTCCACCACACCCTTCGCCGCACCCATAACAACACTTCACCAACAACACCACAACCCATCTTCACT ttcttctaccggagaggaaggatcatcacatGGTGTTCATAGAAGACAGCTACTTGTTCACACGGCAGCCGCAGCTGCATTATTAGCACCCGCAGCACTTGTTCCAAATGCATCAGCACTCAATG ATGTGTCTACTGAGGAGGATGTTCGTATTTACACTGATGATGTCAACAAGTTCAAGATAGCTATACCCCCAg ATTGGCAAGTAGGAACAGGAGAGCCCGATGGGTTTAAATCGATTACCGCTTTCTACCCGCAAGAGGCTTCCAATTCCAATG TGAGCGTTGCCATCACAGGGGTGGGTCCGGATTTTACTAAGATGGAATCGTTTGGTAAAGTGGAAGAATTTGCCGAGACTCTG ATTGGTGGATTGGACAGAAGCTGGCAAAGACCACCGGGTGTGGCTGCCAAACTCATAGATTGTAAATCATCCAAGG GGTTTTATTACATAGAGTATTCACTGCAAAATCCGGGTGAGAGTCGCAGAACCTTATATTCTGCTATTGGAATGGCATCAAATGGTTGGTATAACAGACTCTACACGGTGACAGGACAG TTTGTAGAAGAGGAAACTGACAAGTATGCTTCCAAAGTGAAAAAG GCTGTTGCATCATTTAGGTTCATATGA
- the LOC112705743 gene encoding psbP domain-containing protein 3, chloroplastic isoform X4 gives MASVSWFSCLQMRPTPCHSTTPFAAPITTLHQQHHNPSSLSSTGEEGSSHGVHRRQLLVHTAAAAALLAPAALVPNASALNDWQVGTGEPDGFKSITAFYPQEASNSNVSVAITGVGPDFTKMESFGKVEEFAETLIGGLDRSWQRPPGVAAKLIDCKSSKGFYYIEYSLQNPGESRRTLYSAIGMASNGWYNRLYTVTGQFVEEETDKYASKVKKAVASFRFI, from the exons ATGGCTTCCGTTTCGTGGTTCTCTTGTCTTCAAATGCGACCTACGCCATGCCACTCCACCACACCCTTCGCCGCACCCATAACAACACTTCACCAACAACACCACAACCCATCTTCACT ttcttctaccggagaggaaggatcatcacatGGTGTTCATAGAAGACAGCTACTTGTTCACACGGCAGCCGCAGCTGCATTATTAGCACCCGCAGCACTTGTTCCAAATGCATCAGCACTCAATG ATTGGCAAGTAGGAACAGGAGAGCCCGATGGGTTTAAATCGATTACCGCTTTCTACCCGCAAGAGGCTTCCAATTCCAATG TGAGCGTTGCCATCACAGGGGTGGGTCCGGATTTTACTAAGATGGAATCGTTTGGTAAAGTGGAAGAATTTGCCGAGACTCTG ATTGGTGGATTGGACAGAAGCTGGCAAAGACCACCGGGTGTGGCTGCCAAACTCATAGATTGTAAATCATCCAAGG GGTTTTATTACATAGAGTATTCACTGCAAAATCCGGGTGAGAGTCGCAGAACCTTATATTCTGCTATTGGAATGGCATCAAATGGTTGGTATAACAGACTCTACACGGTGACAGGACAG TTTGTAGAAGAGGAAACTGACAAGTATGCTTCCAAAGTGAAAAAG GCTGTTGCATCATTTAGGTTCATATGA
- the LOC112705743 gene encoding psbP domain-containing protein 3, chloroplastic isoform X1, with protein MASVSWFSCLQMRPTPCHSTTPFAAPITTLHQQHHNPSSLSSTGEEGSSHGVHRRQLLVHTAAAAALLAPAALVPNASALNDVSTEEDVRIYTDDVNKFKIAIPPDWQVGTGEPDGFKSITAFYPQEASNSNVSVAITGVGPDFTKMESFGKVEEFAETLIGGLDRSWQRPPGVAAKLIDCKSSKASAMKPNSTQMASGFYYIEYSLQNPGESRRTLYSAIGMASNGWYNRLYTVTGQFVEEETDKYASKVKKAVASFRFI; from the exons ATGGCTTCCGTTTCGTGGTTCTCTTGTCTTCAAATGCGACCTACGCCATGCCACTCCACCACACCCTTCGCCGCACCCATAACAACACTTCACCAACAACACCACAACCCATCTTCACT ttcttctaccggagaggaaggatcatcacatGGTGTTCATAGAAGACAGCTACTTGTTCACACGGCAGCCGCAGCTGCATTATTAGCACCCGCAGCACTTGTTCCAAATGCATCAGCACTCAATG ATGTGTCTACTGAGGAGGATGTTCGTATTTACACTGATGATGTCAACAAGTTCAAGATAGCTATACCCCCAg ATTGGCAAGTAGGAACAGGAGAGCCCGATGGGTTTAAATCGATTACCGCTTTCTACCCGCAAGAGGCTTCCAATTCCAATG TGAGCGTTGCCATCACAGGGGTGGGTCCGGATTTTACTAAGATGGAATCGTTTGGTAAAGTGGAAGAATTTGCCGAGACTCTG ATTGGTGGATTGGACAGAAGCTGGCAAAGACCACCGGGTGTGGCTGCCAAACTCATAGATTGTAAATCATCCAAGG CTTCAGCAATGAAGCCTAACTCAACTCAAATGGCTTCAGGGTTTTATTACATAGAGTATTCACTGCAAAATCCGGGTGAGAGTCGCAGAACCTTATATTCTGCTATTGGAATGGCATCAAATGGTTGGTATAACAGACTCTACACGGTGACAGGACAG TTTGTAGAAGAGGAAACTGACAAGTATGCTTCCAAAGTGAAAAAG GCTGTTGCATCATTTAGGTTCATATGA
- the LOC112705743 gene encoding psbP domain-containing protein 3, chloroplastic isoform X3, which yields MASVSWFSCLQMRPTPCHSTTPFAAPITTLHQQHHNPSSLSSTGEEGSSHGVHRRQLLVHTAAAAALLAPAALVPNASALNDWQVGTGEPDGFKSITAFYPQEASNSNVSVAITGVGPDFTKMESFGKVEEFAETLIGGLDRSWQRPPGVAAKLIDCKSSKASAMKPNSTQMASGFYYIEYSLQNPGESRRTLYSAIGMASNGWYNRLYTVTGQFVEEETDKYASKVKKAVASFRFI from the exons ATGGCTTCCGTTTCGTGGTTCTCTTGTCTTCAAATGCGACCTACGCCATGCCACTCCACCACACCCTTCGCCGCACCCATAACAACACTTCACCAACAACACCACAACCCATCTTCACT ttcttctaccggagaggaaggatcatcacatGGTGTTCATAGAAGACAGCTACTTGTTCACACGGCAGCCGCAGCTGCATTATTAGCACCCGCAGCACTTGTTCCAAATGCATCAGCACTCAATG ATTGGCAAGTAGGAACAGGAGAGCCCGATGGGTTTAAATCGATTACCGCTTTCTACCCGCAAGAGGCTTCCAATTCCAATG TGAGCGTTGCCATCACAGGGGTGGGTCCGGATTTTACTAAGATGGAATCGTTTGGTAAAGTGGAAGAATTTGCCGAGACTCTG ATTGGTGGATTGGACAGAAGCTGGCAAAGACCACCGGGTGTGGCTGCCAAACTCATAGATTGTAAATCATCCAAGG CTTCAGCAATGAAGCCTAACTCAACTCAAATGGCTTCAGGGTTTTATTACATAGAGTATTCACTGCAAAATCCGGGTGAGAGTCGCAGAACCTTATATTCTGCTATTGGAATGGCATCAAATGGTTGGTATAACAGACTCTACACGGTGACAGGACAG TTTGTAGAAGAGGAAACTGACAAGTATGCTTCCAAAGTGAAAAAG GCTGTTGCATCATTTAGGTTCATATGA
- the LOC112705742 gene encoding SWI/SNF complex subunit SWI3B, producing MATNSPATAPPPPKPGDPPSSSTETTPPPPKQPPQPSPSPAKPEAPLSDSKPSTEATVVLVPSHSRWFSLHSIHQCEVRHLPEFFDSPSSSSKNPRVYKYYRNSIVKYFRYNPSRKITFTDVRKTLVGDVGSIRRVFDFLEAWGLINYLPSSSMNKPLKWDDKESKSESGSNTAEPPQPVRENTKRICSGCKAVCTIACFACDKYDLTLCARCYVRGNYRVGVSSSDFRRVEISEETKTDWSEKETLNLLEAVTHYGDDWKRVSQHVGGRTEKDCVAHFIKLPFGDQFLRYRDGGATDDTANQLRQNAAVAEFDSEAGGAAEHSKRMRLTPLADASNPIMAQAAFLSALAGSEVAYSAAQAAVATLSEAYKTTKNHRSFPRNTSLQEAGIASNGGTSSDSSQASRFHANILLEKEELDVEKAISEIIEVQMKNIQDKLLRFENSDLMIEKECQQLEQMKNLLFLDQLSLLFQKQSASKSGERTEGNGVKTN from the exons ATGGCCACCAACTCTCCCGCCACAGCTCCGCCTCCACCCAAACCGGGTGACCCTCCTTCTTCCTCCACCGAAACCACACCGCCCCCTCCCAAGCAACCACCACAGCCCTCACCTTCTCCGGCGAAGCCCGAAGCCCCATTGTCCGACTCAAAACCCTCCACAGAAGCCACCGTCGTGCTGGTCCCCAGCCACTCCAGATGGTTCTCCTTACATTCCATTCACCAATGCGAGGTCCGCCACCTCCCCGAGTTCTTCGACTCCCCCTCTTCCTCCTCCAAGAACCCTAGGGTTTACAAGTACTACAGGAACTCCATAGTCAAGTACTTCCGTTACAACCCTTCCCGAAAAATCACCTTCACCGACGTCAGAAAAACCCTCGTCGGTGACGTCGGTTCCATCCGCAGAGTCTTCGATTTCCTCGAAGCATGGGGATTGATCAATTACCTTCCGTCTTCGTCCATGAACAAGCCCTTGAAGTGGGACGACAAAGAGTCCAAATCCGAATCTGGATCCAACACTGCCGAACCCCCACAACCTGTTCGAGAAAACACCAAGAGAATCTGCAGCGGATGCAAAGCCGTTTGCACCATTGCTTGCTTTGCTTGTGATAAG TATGATTTGACTCTGTGTGCGAGATGCTATGTTCGTGGGAATTATAGAGTGGGTGTGAGTTCTTCGGATTTTAGGCGAGTTGAGATAAGCGAAGAGACTAAGACGGATTGGAGTGAGAAGGAGACTCTGAATCTTCTGGAAGCCGTTACACATTATGGTGATGACTGGAAGAGAGTTTCCCAGCATGTTGGTGGCAGGACAGAGAAGGACTGCGTTGCTCATTTCATCAAGCTTCCTTTTGGGGACCAGTTCCTGCGTTATCGAGATGGTGGTGCGACTGACGACACTGCAAATCAGCTGAGGCAGAATGCTGCTGTAGCCGAATTCGATTCAGAAGCTGGTGGTGCAGCCGAGCATAGTAAAAGAATGCGACTCACCCCTCTTGCCGATGCAAGCAACCCTATTATGGCTCAG GCTGCTTTTCTGTCAGCTCTGGCTGGATCAGAGGTTGCATATTCTGCTGCACAAGCTGCAGTGGCAACTCTCTCGGAGGCTTACAAAACAACTAAAAATCATCGATCATTCCCAAGAAATACATCACTACAAG AAGCTGGTATTGCATCTAATGGTGGTACCTCTTCAGATTCATCACAAGCATCTCGATTTCATGCAAATATACTGCTCGAAAAAGAAGAGTTAGATGTGGAAAAGGCAATTTCtgagattattgaagttcag ATGAAAAATATCCAAGACAAGCTTCTTCGTTTTGAGAATTCAGACTTGATGATAGAGAAAGAATGCCAGCAGTTGGAGCAAATGAAGAACTTGCTTTTCCTTGATCAGCTTTCTCTTTTATTTCAAAAGCAATCTGCTTCAAAATCTGGAGAACGCACAGAAGGCAATGGTGTAAAGACAAATTGA